A part of Pectinatus sottacetonis genomic DNA contains:
- a CDS encoding type II and III secretion system protein family protein — translation MKKDYIIRWVMLLLVCIFASAVCNNKVFAEPTALSIGINKSYSLDTGGNISRIAVADPSIADATAAAADNLLIVAKKPGATTLWVWTQDGMEQQFIVNVVTDNTDIEAAIRAAMPGTNVQVQKSGDNILLRGKVKNQYQKDTAEKIAGLYGSKVVDLLQMSDPFQIRIEAQVIEISMDKEKNLGFLFSNPANIESATGIVTLGTTGSFAVGQTFNRSYADLDATLQAMEKKGDARILSRPNIMTLSGKKASILIGGKIPIPVSNKDGNVTIEWRDYGIKLNVEPVVDAAENITTNVKAEVSTLDYSHEVKNNSFSIPALSSREASTDITMKSGATMAIGGLINSQESKTITKMPILGNLPIIGQFFRHTSKTRDKRELIILITPTLVNADTPVKMSSDMEKYYAKNQEDSRKDIDVNKEKSN, via the coding sequence ATGAAAAAGGACTACATAATAAGATGGGTAATGCTTTTGTTAGTTTGTATTTTTGCTTCTGCTGTCTGCAATAATAAAGTGTTTGCTGAACCAACAGCATTATCAATCGGGATAAACAAATCATATTCATTGGATACAGGGGGAAATATTTCGCGTATTGCGGTTGCAGACCCAAGTATTGCCGATGCTACAGCAGCTGCGGCAGATAATTTACTGATAGTGGCAAAAAAACCGGGGGCAACTACACTGTGGGTGTGGACGCAGGATGGCATGGAACAGCAGTTTATTGTCAATGTGGTCACAGATAATACAGATATTGAAGCAGCAATAAGGGCAGCAATGCCGGGGACGAATGTACAGGTACAAAAATCCGGCGATAATATACTGCTGCGGGGAAAAGTCAAAAATCAGTATCAAAAAGATACAGCCGAAAAAATTGCTGGACTTTATGGCAGCAAAGTAGTCGATTTGCTGCAGATGTCTGACCCGTTCCAGATTCGTATCGAAGCTCAGGTCATAGAAATATCCATGGACAAAGAAAAAAATCTAGGCTTTTTATTTTCAAATCCGGCAAATATTGAATCAGCAACTGGAATTGTTACTCTGGGAACAACAGGCAGTTTTGCAGTTGGACAGACTTTTAACCGCAGTTACGCTGATCTTGATGCTACTCTGCAGGCCATGGAGAAGAAGGGGGATGCCAGAATATTGTCCCGGCCTAATATAATGACCTTAAGCGGCAAAAAGGCATCAATTCTCATTGGCGGGAAAATACCTATTCCGGTTAGTAATAAAGATGGGAATGTGACAATAGAATGGCGTGATTATGGGATAAAGCTTAATGTTGAGCCGGTGGTGGATGCAGCAGAAAACATTACCACCAATGTGAAAGCCGAAGTAAGCACGCTGGATTATTCACATGAAGTGAAAAATAACAGTTTTTCAATTCCCGCACTGAGTTCGCGTGAAGCGTCGACTGATATTACGATGAAGTCAGGGGCGACAATGGCAATCGGTGGACTTATAAATTCACAAGAAAGCAAAACAATCACTAAAATGCCTATATTAGGAAATTTGCCGATAATCGGCCAGTTTTTCCGCCATACTTCCAAGACGCGTGATAAAAGGGAACTTATTATATTAATTACGCCAACTCTGGTTAATGCGGATACCCCGGTAAAAATGTCATCGGATATGGAAAAATATTATGCGAAGAACCAAGAAGATTCACGCAAAGATATAGATGTCAATAAAGAAAAAAGCAATTAG
- a CDS encoding AAA family ATPase, with translation MEEQQRGKVITVFSTASAVGKTLLSINMAAEFAGMGYKVCLVDLDLQFGDVGNYLKLQGKSTIFDLMEADKRNASVFDMGSIFTHYVQGNIDFMVLPAPSKLEQSYNISAEEISRCISRFIPKFDYIVIDTTSAFSELNLAVMDFSTIITFVGIVDFIPTIKNMKIGYDTMCSIGCDNKKIRLVLNRSNSKTNIELNDVEQLLGEKFYHVIPNDFAEAQQSVYAGIPLLATGKNTLLRQSIQQLAAKYTDTQLNDAAEQKGVSGWVKRIFK, from the coding sequence ATGGAAGAACAGCAGCGGGGAAAAGTAATAACAGTTTTCAGCACAGCATCTGCTGTGGGGAAAACATTGCTGTCCATAAATATGGCGGCGGAGTTTGCCGGCATGGGCTATAAAGTCTGTCTTGTCGATTTGGATCTGCAGTTTGGCGATGTGGGCAATTATCTTAAACTTCAAGGGAAAAGTACTATATTTGATTTAATGGAAGCAGATAAGAGAAATGCCAGTGTTTTTGATATGGGCAGTATTTTTACGCATTATGTACAGGGAAACATTGATTTCATGGTTCTGCCGGCACCAAGCAAGCTTGAGCAGTCCTATAACATTTCAGCAGAAGAGATCAGCCGCTGCATAAGCCGCTTTATCCCCAAATTTGATTATATAGTTATAGATACTACATCAGCATTCAGTGAACTGAATCTGGCTGTAATGGATTTTAGTACGATAATAACATTTGTCGGGATTGTTGATTTTATTCCAACAATAAAAAACATGAAAATAGGATATGATACCATGTGTTCCATAGGCTGTGACAATAAAAAAATACGCTTGGTATTGAACCGCAGTAATTCAAAGACAAATATTGAACTGAATGATGTTGAACAACTCTTGGGAGAAAAGTTTTATCATGTTATTCCCAATGATTTTGCAGAGGCCCAGCAGTCTGTTTATGCTGGAATTCCGCTTCTGGCAACAGGGAAGAATACTCTTTTGCGGCAAAGTATCCAGCAGCTGGCAGCCAAATATACTGATACACAGCTTAATGATGCTGCGGAGCAAAAGGGTGTGTCCGGCTGGGTGAAAAGAATATTCAAGTGA
- a CDS encoding response regulator produces MAKYHILLVERSRMMLERLSVVIRNGRNFVLAGRFGYAQEALEETAGMNLNLVLLDTDMPENALLIPAFRKQFPKAALICLGSNWNAQAASQIVKAGASGYLVKPFTGPELVKAIETFSKGDVGSISDVLAFFSPKGKSGKTTLIANLALSLARKTKEDVGIIDADVQFGDMAVFFNLKPQSTIVEAVRDIKFLSPVTLGTYFAAVNKNVHVLCGTKRPEFAEQIEMKNFNATINMARSLYRYILVDLPPAFTPVSITAAECADTVYLVAMDSGAGKGNTGFEVQHMKRALAIFNDGWAEQAPHKVKTIFTRVNPCSDAAKRRLGELISYPVSAIIPNEYTLVSQAANNGRMAVDIDPDSELTYNIDLLADMIRKKSEQRWEKV; encoded by the coding sequence ATGGCAAAATACCATATTCTTTTAGTAGAAAGAAGCCGTATGATGCTCGAGCGGCTATCCGTTGTTATCCGCAATGGCAGGAACTTTGTATTGGCAGGACGTTTTGGCTACGCACAGGAAGCGTTGGAAGAAACAGCTGGTATGAACTTGAATCTGGTATTGCTTGATACAGACATGCCGGAAAATGCATTACTTATACCAGCTTTCAGAAAACAATTTCCTAAAGCAGCATTGATTTGTCTGGGCAGTAACTGGAATGCCCAGGCGGCCAGCCAGATAGTAAAAGCAGGAGCAAGCGGCTATCTTGTAAAACCCTTTACCGGCCCGGAACTCGTAAAAGCAATAGAAACATTCAGCAAGGGTGATGTCGGCAGTATTTCTGATGTACTGGCATTCTTCAGTCCCAAGGGGAAAAGCGGCAAGACAACACTTATTGCTAATTTGGCACTGAGCCTGGCCCGCAAGACAAAAGAAGATGTGGGAATTATTGATGCCGATGTCCAGTTTGGCGATATGGCAGTGTTTTTCAATCTTAAACCGCAAAGCACTATAGTAGAAGCTGTGCGTGATATTAAGTTTTTGTCACCGGTAACGCTGGGAACATATTTTGCAGCTGTCAATAAGAATGTGCATGTTTTATGTGGTACGAAACGGCCTGAATTTGCTGAGCAGATAGAGATGAAGAATTTCAATGCGACCATAAACATGGCACGTAGTTTATACCGGTATATATTAGTGGATCTGCCACCAGCATTTACTCCTGTATCAATAACAGCCGCTGAATGTGCTGATACGGTTTATCTGGTGGCAATGGACAGCGGGGCGGGAAAAGGCAATACAGGTTTTGAAGTGCAGCATATGAAACGGGCTTTGGCGATATTTAATGATGGCTGGGCAGAGCAAGCCCCACATAAAGTAAAGACTATTTTTACCCGTGTGAACCCATGTAGTGATGCGGCAAAACGCCGTCTGGGAGAGCTTATAAGCTATCCTGTGAGTGCCATAATTCCCAATGAGTATACGCTGGTATCACAGGCAGCCAATAACGGTCGTATGGCAGTTGATATCGACCCGGACTCAGAACTGACTTATAATATAGACCTTTTGGCTGATATGATACGGAAAAAGTCAGAACAAAGGTGGGAAAAAGTATGA
- a CDS encoding type II secretion system F family protein has product MILIVIICGILFFCLLLLLITYMRYDHSKVAQRMHNYIAGNDGQSDFARARNRETWQEQFMYIVHILSGYFTKLRRTQNLDKKMQQAGLPLLGSEFIIITGIISAAAALVTALMTLHWYMAVAAATAAAVICQVYLNLKITKRRQAFTNQLGDTLSMIADAMRSGFSFMQSIELAAREMKPPIGEEFAKMLAETRMGIPTEQALQSMADRVASRDFDLIMAAVLIQRQVGGDLSYILDNISSTVVSRIKMKREIKTLTSQGRMSGSILLALPFAMAAILSFMNPAYLQPLITKPVGHMAVGGAIVLEIIGYIVIQRIVDIDV; this is encoded by the coding sequence ATGATATTGATCGTAATAATATGCGGCATATTGTTTTTCTGTCTGCTGCTTTTATTAATAACATATATGCGCTATGACCATAGCAAGGTAGCACAGCGCATGCATAATTATATTGCTGGAAACGATGGTCAGAGTGATTTTGCAAGAGCGAGGAACAGGGAAACATGGCAGGAACAGTTTATGTATATTGTCCATATTCTGTCTGGATATTTTACAAAACTGCGCCGCACGCAGAATCTTGATAAAAAGATGCAGCAGGCAGGCTTGCCGCTGCTCGGTTCCGAGTTCATTATCATAACAGGGATCATTAGTGCTGCCGCGGCACTGGTGACAGCACTGATGACACTGCACTGGTATATGGCTGTGGCAGCAGCCACAGCGGCCGCAGTAATATGCCAGGTATATCTTAATCTGAAAATAACTAAACGTCGGCAGGCTTTTACTAACCAATTGGGAGATACACTTTCTATGATTGCCGATGCTATGCGGTCGGGGTTCAGTTTTATGCAGTCTATTGAGCTGGCAGCAAGGGAAATGAAGCCGCCTATTGGCGAGGAGTTTGCTAAAATGCTGGCAGAAACACGTATGGGGATTCCTACAGAGCAGGCCCTGCAGTCGATGGCAGACCGGGTGGCAAGCCGTGACTTTGATCTCATCATGGCTGCGGTGCTTATCCAGCGCCAGGTCGGCGGGGATTTATCATATATTCTTGATAATATCAGCAGTACAGTTGTTTCCCGTATTAAAATGAAACGGGAAATAAAGACACTTACGTCACAAGGACGTATGTCCGGCTCGATACTGCTGGCTCTGCCATTTGCCATGGCGGCAATATTAAGCTTCATGAACCCGGCTTATTTGCAGCCGCTCATTACTAAACCGGTAGGACATATGGCTGTGGGTGGGGCTATTGTCTTAGAAATTATCGGCTATATAGTAATCCAGCGTATTGTTGATATTGATGTTTAA
- a CDS encoding pilin protein produces the protein MFAMLNYLRVKYFGEKGQGIVEYALILAAIVVLAAALSTGSLGTAVTNTFKSVADKLTGTGTGN, from the coding sequence ATGTTTGCTATGTTAAATTATTTGAGAGTAAAGTATTTTGGGGAAAAAGGCCAGGGAATTGTTGAATATGCCTTGATTTTGGCAGCAATCGTTGTATTAGCCGCGGCATTATCAACCGGTAGCTTAGGTACAGCTGTAACCAATACATTTAAGTCAGTAGCTGATAAATTAACTGGAACTGGAACTGGAAACTAA
- a CDS encoding TadE family protein produces MARVLFSLFKKWCDLMKQWQKGQSIVELAFVLPMFLLFFLGIAYLGMIFADYLTLSEIARDSARYAAVMPADTTAAQIRGRYSDRKLPASLYKWDYSSGADFAVVLDQGAAGDKFVEVTLKAEINNNQNVFSLVLPAELSASCKMRREAQ; encoded by the coding sequence ATGGCAAGAGTTTTATTCAGTTTGTTTAAGAAGTGGTGTGATTTAATGAAGCAATGGCAGAAGGGACAGTCTATAGTTGAATTGGCGTTTGTATTGCCGATGTTTTTATTGTTTTTTTTAGGTATAGCATATTTAGGGATGATTTTCGCCGATTATCTTACACTTTCGGAAATAGCGCGTGATAGTGCCAGATATGCTGCAGTTATGCCTGCTGATACAACAGCGGCACAGATCCGCGGCAGATACAGTGACCGAAAACTGCCAGCATCATTATATAAGTGGGATTACAGCAGCGGAGCTGATTTTGCAGTTGTCTTAGATCAAGGGGCAGCTGGAGATAAATTTGTCGAAGTCACATTGAAAGCAGAAATAAACAATAACCAAAATGTATTCAGCCTTGTTTTACCGGCAGAGCTTTCCGCCAGCTGCAAGATGCGCCGGGAAGCACAATGA
- a CDS encoding CpaF family protein gives MSLLQRLGKDDEFDEVKPIFGKRGKDDSEDVYQQIKIEIHGRIVEEMDAEQQLLLENAGHDQAEKDRLEEFIAQYCQRVLSEHPFTLPRAEQLSLVSDIRDEILGLGPIEPLLKDDTVTEIMINGPKTVFVERMGKLHLTKVCFQDTAHLMHIIERILTPLGRRLDESSPLVDARLADGSRVNIIIPPLSLVGPCVTIRKFSHTPLSVENLISFGTLDHDMAVFLRACVKARLNIMVSGGTGSGKTTTLNVLSSFIPDGERIVTIEDAAELRLQQKHVVTLEGRPANIEGKGAITIRDLVRNALRMRPDRIIVGEVRSGEALDMLQAMNTGHDGSLTTAHANGPRDVLSRLETMVLMSGMELPVRAIREQISSALDLILHQSRIQDGSRKVTYITEVQKMEGDVIVLQDIFRYVQTGVDKNGKVVGRFESTGIQPAFLHKFKMEGIDIPVELFEGDAFNNKGEKIDG, from the coding sequence ATGTCACTGTTGCAGCGCTTAGGAAAAGATGATGAATTTGATGAAGTAAAGCCGATTTTTGGCAAGCGGGGAAAAGATGACAGTGAGGATGTTTATCAGCAGATAAAGATCGAGATACATGGCCGCATTGTTGAAGAAATGGATGCGGAACAGCAGCTGCTGCTGGAAAATGCCGGGCATGACCAAGCCGAAAAAGACAGGCTGGAGGAATTTATAGCACAGTACTGCCAGCGGGTATTGAGTGAACATCCGTTCACTTTGCCGCGGGCAGAGCAGCTGTCGCTTGTTTCTGATATCCGTGATGAAATATTAGGTTTGGGTCCGATCGAGCCGCTGCTGAAAGATGATACGGTAACAGAAATTATGATCAATGGGCCGAAGACTGTATTTGTTGAACGTATGGGAAAACTGCATTTGACAAAGGTGTGTTTTCAGGATACAGCACATCTCATGCATATTATTGAACGGATACTCACACCGTTAGGCCGTCGTTTGGATGAATCATCTCCGTTGGTCGATGCCCGTCTGGCGGATGGATCACGTGTAAATATTATAATACCGCCGTTGTCACTTGTCGGCCCGTGTGTCACTATAAGAAAGTTTTCGCATACGCCTCTTTCTGTAGAAAATTTGATAAGTTTTGGTACGCTGGATCATGATATGGCTGTTTTTTTGCGAGCCTGTGTAAAAGCCCGGCTGAATATCATGGTGTCAGGCGGTACTGGTTCGGGAAAAACGACAACGCTTAATGTATTATCATCATTTATTCCTGACGGTGAGCGCATCGTTACTATAGAAGATGCCGCTGAACTGCGGCTGCAGCAAAAGCATGTTGTGACGCTGGAAGGACGCCCAGCTAATATAGAAGGGAAAGGAGCCATTACCATTCGTGATTTAGTGCGTAATGCGCTTCGTATGCGTCCTGATCGGATTATTGTCGGGGAAGTGCGCTCCGGGGAGGCACTTGATATGCTCCAGGCAATGAATACAGGGCATGACGGTTCGCTTACAACAGCCCATGCCAATGGGCCGCGTGATGTATTGAGCCGTTTGGAAACAATGGTGCTTATGTCAGGTATGGAACTTCCGGTCAGGGCCATAAGGGAACAGATATCCTCGGCGCTTGATTTAATCCTGCACCAGTCGCGCATTCAGGATGGGAGCCGCAAAGTTACCTATATTACGGAAGTCCAGAAAATGGAAGGGGATGTCATAGTCCTTCAGGATATTTTCCGTTATGTCCAGACAGGTGTGGATAAAAATGGCAAAGTTGTGGGGCGCTTTGAATCAACTGGTATACAGCCTGCTTTTCTGCATAAATTTAAGATGGAAGGCATAGATATACCCGTGGAATTGTTTGAAGGTGATGCTTTTAATAATAAGGGAGAGAAAATAGATGGATAA
- a CDS encoding type II secretion system F family protein, with the protein MDNLWIALLGGIVLFIILYILIIAVTLPKTKVQQRLRFFDIQAGSNPARNQEARKNTNMKDIPFGERVLKPLYKKLENTFLKLTPLAIRQLLAEKILYAGRQHKWNVNTVTVCWLFSMAAGFVLAFIFVSRQGQYIYIQKVIILLLGLFIGGYIPFSVLNILIGQRQQTILRQLPEVLDLLCVSVQAGLSFDASLAKIVERMKGAFVEECAKMLRDVRMGMTRRMALQNMSARCNLQEVYLFVTAIIQSERLGTSMGKTLTAQADNMRERRMQSVKAQALKAPIKIIFPLVLFIFPALFVIVLLPPLLSFTQNMLP; encoded by the coding sequence ATGGATAATTTGTGGATTGCTTTATTAGGCGGTATAGTACTTTTTATCATCTTATATATACTCATTATTGCGGTAACTTTACCCAAGACAAAGGTTCAGCAGCGCCTGCGTTTTTTTGATATACAAGCAGGAAGTAATCCTGCAAGGAACCAGGAAGCACGGAAAAATACCAATATGAAAGATATTCCTTTTGGTGAAAGAGTTCTCAAACCACTGTATAAAAAACTGGAAAATACATTTTTAAAATTGACACCGCTGGCAATTCGGCAGCTGCTGGCAGAAAAAATATTATATGCCGGCAGACAGCATAAGTGGAACGTGAATACAGTCACTGTCTGCTGGCTTTTTTCAATGGCAGCCGGATTTGTTTTAGCGTTTATATTTGTATCAAGGCAGGGGCAGTATATATATATACAAAAAGTGATTATATTACTGTTAGGCTTATTTATTGGCGGGTATATACCTTTTTCTGTTTTGAATATCCTTATTGGACAGCGTCAGCAGACTATTCTACGGCAGCTGCCGGAGGTACTGGACCTGCTTTGTGTAAGTGTACAGGCTGGATTGTCTTTTGATGCATCGCTGGCAAAGATAGTGGAACGGATGAAAGGCGCATTTGTGGAAGAATGTGCGAAAATGCTGCGGGATGTGCGAATGGGCATGACGCGGCGGATGGCACTGCAGAATATGTCGGCACGCTGTAATTTGCAGGAAGTGTATTTATTTGTCACAGCCATCATCCAGTCTGAACGGCTGGGAACGAGTATGGGAAAGACGCTTACTGCCCAGGCTGATAATATGCGCGAACGACGGATGCAGTCAGTAAAGGCACAAGCACTGAAAGCACCAATAAAAATAATATTTCCTTTAGTATTGTTTATTTTTCCGGCATTATTCGTTATTGTACTGCTGCCGCCACTTTTGTCATTTACACAGAATATGCTGCCATAA
- a CDS encoding DUF192 domain-containing protein — MKKREVDIIMPERHITKPPLHIETADNFIRRFIGLMGRKNMPDDYGLLIYPCNSIHMCFMRFAIDAVYLDKQYTIIKIVENLRPWLGISACWKARAVLEVAAGTAERYKYVVGMKLPVNNKTTYF, encoded by the coding sequence GTGAAGAAAAGGGAAGTGGACATTATAATGCCGGAAAGACACATAACAAAGCCGCCGCTTCATATTGAAACGGCGGATAATTTTATCAGGCGGTTCATAGGACTTATGGGACGGAAAAATATGCCTGATGACTATGGATTGCTCATATATCCATGCAATAGCATCCATATGTGTTTTATGCGGTTTGCCATCGATGCCGTTTATCTGGATAAGCAGTATACAATAATAAAAATAGTGGAAAATCTGCGTCCGTGGCTGGGAATAAGCGCCTGCTGGAAAGCCAGGGCTGTGTTGGAAGTGGCAGCAGGTACAGCAGAAAGATATAAATATGTTGTTGGTATGAAACTGCCCGTAAATAATAAAACTACTTATTTTTAA
- a CDS encoding Tad domain-containing protein yields the protein MKHFINWQKGAVLVFFALILPALIAFTGLAVDFGNVYVHKSQLQNMTDASVLAAAQEYSHTQDSNDAQNTALEYINDNKHLNHGSGFNNPVPATSSYPVITVNNGITKLKLTLNDTVPMYFLRLFGYNQMDISATANAQVVNPLAAFADLIRFSQILHITQGHQNNQYKTTFDGTIGYVSPADGYNSIETSNNNNNPPDQIQNAIYSSSGEQITPYQRDNMPDFSNTPFSLSALKKSADNINPSFGSNKVISSDKLTGKIIYIDQESPDIVIDKPLPGSNDPEKKNIPLILVYDNPGVLNIHVNSDTGRPLIIYYTGTGEIHYNPGPGVPTFTGIIYAPKTKILTNENKAAFSGSIYCQSYYSQVEGSYTYKSFDSPFSQVILTDD from the coding sequence ATGAAACATTTCATCAATTGGCAGAAAGGCGCCGTTTTGGTATTTTTTGCCCTTATTCTTCCTGCTTTGATCGCTTTCACCGGCCTTGCTGTTGATTTTGGCAATGTTTATGTCCACAAGTCCCAGCTGCAGAATATGACTGATGCCTCTGTACTTGCTGCCGCACAGGAATATTCTCATACGCAGGATTCTAATGACGCGCAAAATACAGCTTTAGAATACATTAATGACAATAAGCACTTAAATCATGGTTCTGGTTTCAATAATCCTGTTCCGGCAACCTCCAGCTACCCTGTTATAACTGTTAACAATGGTATAACAAAATTAAAGCTGACATTAAACGACACTGTTCCTATGTATTTTTTAAGATTATTCGGCTATAATCAAATGGATATATCGGCAACAGCCAATGCCCAAGTAGTAAACCCCCTGGCAGCTTTTGCTGATTTAATAAGATTTTCCCAAATATTACATATTACGCAGGGACACCAAAACAATCAATATAAAACAACTTTTGACGGAACTATTGGTTATGTATCTCCCGCAGATGGTTATAACAGCATAGAAACCAGTAATAACAACAATAATCCACCTGACCAAATACAAAATGCCATTTATTCCTCTAGCGGAGAACAAATAACCCCTTATCAGCGTGATAATATGCCCGATTTTTCCAATACTCCTTTTTCCCTCAGTGCCTTAAAAAAATCTGCTGATAATATAAACCCTTCTTTCGGCAGCAATAAAGTTATTTCTTCTGATAAATTGACCGGTAAAATAATATATATTGATCAGGAAAGCCCTGATATAGTTATTGATAAACCGCTTCCCGGCTCAAATGATCCAGAGAAAAAAAATATTCCGCTCATTCTCGTATATGATAATCCCGGTGTGTTAAACATCCACGTAAATTCAGATACGGGACGTCCTTTAATCATCTACTATACAGGGACTGGTGAAATCCACTACAATCCGGGGCCTGGTGTTCCAACATTCACCGGCATAATATATGCCCCTAAGACTAAGATTTTGACTAATGAAAATAAGGCAGCTTTTTCAGGCAGCATCTATTGCCAATCATATTATTCACAGGTAGAAGGAAGCTACACTTATAAATCTTTTGACAGTCCTTTTTCCCAGGTTATTCTGACTGATGACTGA
- a CDS encoding prepilin peptidase: MQEVFNVSMEILLFTWLAVLLSTISSIWISRLYNRNIISLTFPERRIRKSVFRCYFLPFCYTLFFSRFLLFETLDLFLLQLTAAFFLLLIICTDIEQQVILNEVIILFSLFSLLSSFIHGPMIADSLMAAFTGGGIFLLLAVLTKGGIGGGDIKLIFSLGLLLGPDKLMIVIIIGFLLGGCSALVLILTRKKKSGEFFAYGPYFALPALLIYVSSF; encoded by the coding sequence ATGCAGGAAGTTTTTAATGTATCTATGGAAATATTATTGTTTACATGGTTGGCAGTGTTATTATCAACAATAAGCTCGATATGGATAAGTCGTCTTTATAATAGAAATATAATCAGTTTGACATTTCCCGAGAGAAGAATAAGAAAGAGTGTTTTCCGCTGTTATTTTTTACCATTTTGTTATACTTTGTTTTTTAGCAGGTTTTTATTGTTTGAAACATTGGACTTGTTTTTATTGCAGTTGACAGCAGCTTTTTTTTTATTGTTAATTATCTGCACGGATATAGAGCAGCAGGTTATTTTAAATGAAGTGATAATTCTCTTTAGCCTGTTTTCCCTGCTGTCGTCATTTATCCATGGACCTATGATAGCTGATAGTCTTATGGCAGCTTTTACTGGCGGTGGAATCTTCTTATTACTGGCGGTATTGACCAAAGGAGGGATAGGTGGCGGAGATATTAAATTGATTTTTTCCTTGGGATTGTTATTAGGACCAGACAAATTAATGATTGTAATTATAATAGGATTTTTATTGGGCGGCTGTAGTGCTTTGGTTTTAATTTTAACAAGAAAGAAAAAAAGCGGTGAATTTTTTGCTTATGGTCCTTATTTTGCATTGCCGGCTTTGCTGATATATGTTAGTAGTTTTTGA